The proteins below are encoded in one region of Clostridium estertheticum:
- a CDS encoding adenine phosphoribosyltransferase, giving the protein MELKNSIRVIENFPKKGISFKDITTILQDGKVLKQTIDDIVEYLRDKQIDVIVGPEARGFLFGVPVAYALGAGFVPVRKPGKLPYETLQIEYELEYGTDKLEIHKDAIKPGQRVAIVDDLLATGGTVAAVTKLIEQMGGDVISLNFVIELTDLHGKEKLKDYDIMSLVKYNS; this is encoded by the coding sequence ATGGAACTTAAAAATAGTATTAGAGTAATAGAAAATTTTCCAAAGAAAGGTATTAGTTTTAAAGATATAACTACCATATTACAAGATGGAAAGGTTCTTAAGCAGACAATAGACGATATTGTTGAATATTTAAGAGATAAGCAAATAGATGTTATAGTGGGACCAGAGGCAAGAGGCTTTTTATTCGGGGTACCTGTAGCCTATGCTCTTGGAGCAGGATTTGTACCAGTTAGAAAACCTGGTAAGTTACCTTATGAAACTTTGCAAATTGAGTATGAACTTGAATATGGGACTGATAAACTTGAAATACATAAGGATGCAATAAAGCCTGGACAAAGAGTAGCTATCGTAGATGATTTACTTGCTACTGGTGGGACAGTTGCAGCGGTAACAAAACTTATAGAACAAATGGGTGGAGATGTTATTTCTTTGAATTTTGTAATAGAACTTACAGATCTTCACGGCAAAGAAAAACTTAAGGATTATGATATAATGTCTCTTGTAAAATATAATAGTTAG
- a CDS encoding RelA/SpoT family protein, translated as MLEKLLSKIENNCNNVDKDLIIKAFNFSYAAHKEQKRESGEPYIVHPVEVACILAEMGLDTSTIVAGLLHDVIEDTVYTFEDVSREFNIEVANLVEGVTKLGLIKYKTKEEEQADNVRKMLLAMAKDIRVILIKLADRLHNMRTLKYMPIVKQKQKAKETLDIYAPLAHRLGMSKIKWELEDLSLRYLNPNEYYNLVRKIAEKRVEREDNINNIMKELKYNLNIVGIEAELDGRPKHFYSIYRKMVTQNKTIDQVFDLTAVRILVNDIGNCYAALGIVHTVYKPIPGRFKDYIAMPKPNMYQSLHSTVIGPHGKPFEIQIRTYEMHKTAEYGIAAHWKYKEGTDQSDDKNLDSKLSWLKDILEWQGETFDAEEFMEGFKIDLFSDEVFVFTPKGEVINLPLDATPIDFAYRIHTDIGNKCMGAKVNGRMVPLEYHLKTGEIVEVITSPTAKGPNIDWLNITKSNQAKSKIKAWFKKSKREESIEKGKELLERESKRQEYNFGVIAKGEAIEKIYKKYNFRSLDDLFAYVGVGDIMPSTVVNRLKEVYENKNKQENMTVEDIEEKITKTISKDEKKKLDYSGLIVKGEGNLLVRFAKCCNPVPGDEIIGYITMGRGVSVHRRDCKNAKSLIDNDANKVVEVSWGASEGKGYITEIQIKADDKYGLLSSIMEIITLTKTQLYSINAKTLKNNVALINIKLKVAGIDNLKELQKKIAKLSGVLEVYRIKN; from the coding sequence ATGTTAGAAAAATTATTATCTAAGATTGAAAATAATTGTAATAATGTAGACAAAGACCTTATTATTAAAGCATTTAATTTTTCTTATGCTGCACATAAAGAGCAAAAGAGAGAATCTGGTGAACCATATATAGTTCATCCAGTTGAAGTAGCATGTATTTTAGCAGAAATGGGACTTGATACTAGTACAATTGTTGCGGGCTTACTTCATGATGTAATTGAGGATACAGTATATACTTTTGAAGATGTAAGCAGAGAATTTAATATAGAAGTAGCAAATTTAGTGGAAGGTGTTACTAAGCTTGGTCTCATAAAATATAAGACTAAGGAAGAGGAACAAGCTGATAATGTTCGTAAAATGTTACTTGCTATGGCAAAAGATATTAGAGTTATTCTTATTAAGCTTGCAGATAGACTTCATAATATGCGAACGCTTAAATATATGCCAATTGTAAAACAAAAACAAAAGGCAAAAGAAACCTTGGATATCTATGCTCCACTTGCACATAGGCTTGGAATGTCTAAAATAAAATGGGAACTTGAGGATTTATCACTTAGGTATTTAAACCCAAATGAATATTATAATCTAGTAAGAAAAATTGCTGAAAAAAGAGTTGAGCGTGAAGATAATATTAACAATATAATGAAAGAATTAAAATATAACTTAAATATTGTTGGAATAGAAGCTGAACTTGATGGAAGACCAAAGCATTTTTACAGTATATATAGAAAAATGGTTACCCAAAATAAGACTATAGATCAAGTTTTTGATTTGACTGCAGTTAGAATTTTAGTTAATGATATTGGTAATTGCTATGCGGCTTTAGGGATAGTGCATACAGTTTATAAACCAATTCCAGGAAGATTTAAAGATTATATTGCTATGCCAAAACCTAACATGTATCAGTCACTTCATTCAACAGTAATAGGACCACATGGAAAACCTTTTGAAATACAGATTAGAACCTATGAGATGCACAAAACTGCAGAGTATGGTATTGCAGCTCATTGGAAGTATAAAGAGGGTACAGATCAAAGTGATGATAAAAATCTTGATTCTAAACTTTCATGGCTCAAGGATATTCTTGAATGGCAAGGAGAAACTTTTGATGCAGAAGAATTTATGGAAGGTTTTAAAATTGATTTATTCTCAGATGAAGTTTTTGTATTTACACCAAAAGGTGAGGTTATTAACTTACCATTAGATGCAACTCCAATTGATTTTGCATATAGAATACATACAGATATTGGTAATAAGTGCATGGGTGCAAAAGTAAATGGAAGAATGGTGCCACTTGAATATCACTTAAAAACTGGAGAAATAGTTGAAGTTATAACTTCACCTACGGCTAAGGGTCCTAATATTGATTGGCTAAATATTACAAAAAGTAATCAAGCCAAGAGTAAAATCAAGGCCTGGTTTAAAAAGTCTAAAAGAGAAGAAAGCATTGAAAAAGGTAAAGAATTATTAGAGCGAGAATCCAAAAGACAAGAATATAATTTCGGAGTTATTGCTAAGGGTGAAGCAATAGAAAAAATATATAAAAAATACAACTTTAGAAGTTTAGATGATTTATTTGCATATGTTGGAGTGGGAGATATTATGCCTTCAACTGTAGTTAACAGATTAAAAGAGGTTTATGAGAATAAAAATAAACAAGAAAATATGACAGTCGAGGATATTGAGGAAAAGATAACTAAGACTATAAGCAAAGATGAGAAAAAGAAATTGGATTATTCAGGATTAATAGTTAAAGGTGAAGGAAATCTACTTGTACGTTTCGCTAAATGCTGTAATCCAGTTCCAGGAGACGAAATAATAGGTTATATAACAATGGGACGTGGAGTTTCTGTTCACAGACGTGATTGTAAAAACGCTAAATCGTTAATAGATAATGATGCAAATAAGGTTGTTGAAGTAAGCTGGGGAGCTTCAGAGGGCAAAGGTTATATTACCGAAATTCAAATTAAAGCAGATGACAAATATGGTCTATTATCTAGTATAATGGAGATAATAACATTAACTAAAACTCAACTTTATTCAATTAATGCAAAAACTTTAAAAAACAATGTAGCCTTAATAAATATAAAGTTAAAAGTTGCAGGTATAGATAATTTGAAAGAATTACAAAAGAAAATAGCTAAATTATCTGGTGTATTAGAAGTTTATAGGATTAAAAATTAA
- the dtd gene encoding D-aminoacyl-tRNA deacylase, which translates to MRAVVQRVKSSRVEVSGKVVSEIGFGLNVLVGICDGDTIDDIKYLKDKILNLRIFDEDDKMNKSLVDVGGELLIVSQFTLYGDCRKGRRPSFMRALGGQQAEKLYLEFVKQCAEVIGEVKTGEFGADMQVYIQNDGPVTLLLESKKDF; encoded by the coding sequence ATGAGAGCAGTAGTTCAAAGAGTTAAATCATCAAGGGTTGAAGTGAGTGGAAAAGTAGTTAGTGAAATAGGGTTTGGTTTAAATGTTTTAGTTGGAATATGCGATGGAGATACAATAGATGATATAAAGTACTTAAAGGATAAAATTTTAAACCTTAGAATTTTTGATGAAGATGATAAAATGAACAAATCTTTAGTAGATGTTGGCGGAGAACTTCTTATAGTCTCACAATTCACATTATATGGAGATTGCAGAAAAGGCAGAAGACCAAGTTTTATGCGGGCCCTTGGTGGTCAGCAAGCCGAAAAATTGTATTTAGAGTTTGTAAAACAGTGCGCAGAAGTAATAGGCGAAGTTAAAACTGGAGAATTTGGGGCGGATATGCAGGTTTATATCCAAAATGATGGCCCAGTAACTCTACTTTTAGAGAGTAAGAAAGATTTCTAG
- a CDS encoding MBL fold metallo-hydrolase codes for MEIKKVIAGIYGANCYIVMDKNTGEAVVIDPGGDVDDIVKVINNMGAKVKYILLTHGHVDHTSGVCELKAITNAIVCISKKDDDLITKGEYLFGPLIKGGADKLLSDGDIIKIENIQITCVDTPGHTPGGMSFLTGKCSFTGDTLFAGSIGRTDFVGGDFNTIINSIKSKLLCLPGNTLVYPGHGPGSTINKEKLNNPFLQD; via the coding sequence ATGGAAATTAAAAAAGTTATAGCAGGAATATATGGAGCAAATTGTTATATTGTAATGGATAAGAACACAGGTGAAGCGGTAGTGATTGATCCAGGTGGAGATGTTGATGATATTGTTAAAGTAATAAACAATATGGGTGCGAAAGTTAAGTACATACTTTTAACACATGGTCATGTAGATCATACATCGGGAGTTTGCGAACTTAAAGCAATAACAAATGCAATAGTTTGTATAAGCAAAAAAGATGATGATTTAATAACTAAAGGTGAGTATTTATTTGGACCTCTTATTAAAGGTGGTGCAGATAAATTATTAAGTGATGGTGATATAATAAAAATTGAAAACATTCAAATTACTTGTGTAGATACTCCAGGGCATACACCAGGTGGTATGAGCTTTTTAACAGGCAAATGTTCGTTTACTGGTGATACACTTTTTGCAGGTTCTATTGGGAGAACAGATTTCGTAGGAGGAGATTTTAATACTATAATTAATAGTATTAAATCAAAGCTTTTATGTCTTCCAGGCAACACTTTGGTCTATCCTGGTCATGGACCTGGTAGCACGATAAATAAAGAAAAATTAAACAATCCATTTTTACAGGATTAA
- a CDS encoding coproporphyrinogen III oxidase: MIKVKLSNEQFNYDVFQIINLFYFFPDIKFVEEDYDFNINVGETVIDIQGEPESFKYFVNNTYKLKDEVKKAVFIYFSKNTTQELPWGTIIGIRPSKKALDLLERGVSDDKIIAEFKEKHVTREDKAQLCIDVAKFERNIVNKQKNNVSIYIDMPFCPTRCIYCSFTSNPIGKCKNIVMPYLEALAHEIKSIGEYVRVKKLNIECVYFGGGTPTAINNEQFEFIMNYIYDAFILQNNVREFTVECGRPDSITREKLITMKKYGVHRISINPQTMNDDTLKLIGRNHNVEDVFEKFEMARELGFDNINMDLIVGLPGEKISHMVKTCNEIYKIKPDSITIHGMSIKRASRLHENMLNNYRFEVPGQEELNKMYGLTVELTKKLNMKPYYMYKQKNMIGNMENVGYTALSKEGIYNIQMIEEKQTVIALGADAVSKVVFLDENRHERFANVKDVREYIKRVDEMIDKKILLLNTLYT; encoded by the coding sequence ATGATAAAAGTAAAATTAAGTAATGAACAATTTAATTATGATGTATTTCAAATCATAAATTTATTTTATTTTTTCCCGGATATTAAATTCGTAGAAGAAGATTATGATTTTAATATTAATGTAGGGGAAACTGTAATAGATATACAAGGCGAGCCTGAAAGTTTTAAGTATTTTGTTAATAATACATATAAACTTAAGGATGAAGTTAAAAAGGCTGTTTTTATATATTTTTCTAAAAACACAACTCAGGAACTTCCTTGGGGTACAATAATAGGGATTAGACCTTCTAAAAAAGCTCTTGATTTGCTCGAAAGGGGAGTATCAGACGATAAAATAATCGCAGAGTTTAAAGAAAAACATGTTACAAGAGAAGATAAAGCACAACTTTGTATTGATGTTGCAAAGTTTGAGAGAAATATTGTTAATAAACAAAAGAATAATGTAAGTATTTATATTGATATGCCGTTTTGTCCTACTAGGTGCATATATTGTTCTTTTACTTCTAATCCTATAGGTAAATGCAAAAATATTGTTATGCCTTATCTTGAGGCTTTAGCCCATGAGATTAAGAGTATAGGTGAGTATGTACGCGTAAAGAAGCTAAATATAGAATGTGTATATTTTGGCGGTGGTACACCTACAGCAATAAACAATGAACAATTTGAGTTTATAATGAATTATATATATGATGCATTTATTTTGCAAAACAATGTTCGCGAATTTACAGTGGAATGCGGAAGACCGGATAGCATAACACGTGAAAAATTAATTACTATGAAAAAATATGGAGTACATAGAATAAGCATTAACCCTCAAACTATGAATGATGATACATTGAAATTAATTGGAAGAAACCACAACGTAGAAGATGTTTTTGAAAAATTTGAAATGGCAAGGGAATTAGGGTTTGATAATATAAATATGGATTTGATAGTAGGTCTACCTGGAGAAAAAATTTCGCATATGGTTAAAACTTGTAATGAAATTTATAAGATTAAACCAGATAGTATTACAATTCATGGTATGTCTATAAAAAGAGCTTCAAGGCTCCATGAAAATATGCTTAATAATTATAGGTTTGAAGTTCCAGGGCAAGAAGAATTAAATAAAATGTATGGACTTACTGTAGAATTAACAAAAAAACTTAATATGAAACCATACTATATGTATAAGCAGAAAAATATGATAGGTAATATGGAGAATGTAGGATATACAGCACTTTCTAAAGAAGGAATCTATAATATTCAAATGATTGAAGAAAAACAGACAGTCATTGCGCTAGGTGCAGATGCAGTTTCTAAAGTTGTGTTTTTAGATGAAAATAGACATGAAAGGTTCGCAAACGTAAAGGATGTTCGTGAATACATAAAAAGAGTAGATGAAATGATTGATAAGAAAATTTTATTACTAAATACATTATATACTTAA
- the aspS gene encoding aspartate--tRNA ligase — MAEALNGLKRTNMCGDLRESHISNTITVMGWVQRKRNLGGLVFIDLRDRTGILQLVFGEEINKEAFEKADKVKPEYCLAVTGELVKRQSPNENLPTGLVEVKGENIKILSESETPPIYIKEGLDAAENIRLKYRYLDLRRPDMQKIFMIRSKTTKVVRDFLDENGFLEIETPMLTKSTPEGARDYLVPSRNYPGMFYALPQSPQLFKQLLMVSGYDKYFQLARCFRDEDLRANRQPEFTQIDIEMSFVEEDDVMAINEALIKKVFKEVVNEDVKLPIRRMKYKEAMSKYGSDKPDIRFGMEINDITSVVKDSEFVVFKSAIENGGSVRAIKVENAADMGRKKLDKFGEFVKTYRAKGLAWIACKEDGIKSPMAKFFNDQQMQEILDKVEAKTGDLVLIVADKDSITLQSLGALRLHVAKELEILKDNKEFNFVWITEFPLFDYSEEENRYIAAHHPFTMPMDEDLQYLESEPGRVRAKAYDIVLNGEELGGGSIRIHSSELQETMLKVLGFTQEKAWERFGFLLEAFKFGPPPHGGLAFGLDRMIMFLAGTDNIKDVIAFPKNQNAYCPMSEAPNMVDDKQLKELGITKAEVK, encoded by the coding sequence ATGGCAGAAGCATTAAATGGTTTAAAGAGAACCAATATGTGTGGAGATCTTAGAGAATCACACATATCAAATACAATAACAGTAATGGGCTGGGTTCAAAGAAAAAGAAATCTAGGGGGACTTGTTTTTATAGATTTAAGAGATAGAACAGGAATACTTCAATTAGTATTTGGAGAAGAAATAAACAAAGAAGCTTTTGAAAAAGCAGATAAAGTAAAACCAGAGTACTGCCTTGCTGTAACTGGTGAACTTGTTAAAAGACAGTCTCCAAATGAAAATCTACCAACAGGACTTGTAGAGGTTAAAGGAGAGAATATAAAAATATTATCTGAATCAGAAACACCACCTATATATATAAAAGAAGGTCTAGATGCAGCAGAAAATATACGTCTAAAATATAGATACCTAGATTTAAGAAGACCAGATATGCAGAAAATATTTATGATACGATCTAAAACAACTAAGGTTGTTCGTGACTTTTTAGATGAAAATGGATTCTTAGAAATAGAAACACCTATGCTTACAAAAAGTACTCCTGAGGGTGCCAGGGATTATCTAGTCCCAAGTAGAAATTACCCAGGTATGTTCTATGCACTTCCACAATCACCACAGCTATTTAAACAATTACTAATGGTGTCGGGGTATGATAAATACTTTCAACTTGCAAGATGTTTTAGAGATGAAGATTTGAGAGCTAATAGACAACCAGAGTTTACACAAATTGATATAGAGATGTCGTTTGTTGAAGAAGATGATGTTATGGCTATTAACGAAGCACTAATTAAAAAAGTATTTAAAGAAGTTGTGAATGAAGATGTTAAACTTCCTATAAGGCGAATGAAGTATAAAGAAGCTATGAGTAAATATGGTTCAGATAAGCCAGATATAAGATTTGGAATGGAAATCAACGATATTACAAGTGTCGTAAAAGATTCTGAATTTGTAGTGTTTAAAAGCGCTATAGAAAATGGTGGCTCAGTAAGAGCTATAAAAGTTGAGAATGCTGCAGATATGGGAAGAAAGAAATTAGACAAATTTGGTGAGTTTGTTAAGACTTATAGAGCAAAAGGGCTTGCCTGGATTGCATGTAAAGAAGATGGAATAAAATCACCTATGGCTAAGTTCTTTAATGACCAGCAAATGCAAGAAATACTCGATAAGGTAGAGGCAAAAACTGGAGATTTAGTGCTTATTGTTGCAGATAAGGATAGTATAACACTTCAAAGTTTAGGAGCCTTAAGATTACATGTAGCTAAAGAACTAGAAATTTTAAAGGATAATAAGGAATTTAATTTTGTATGGATTACAGAATTCCCTTTATTTGATTATAGCGAAGAAGAAAATAGATATATAGCAGCACATCATCCTTTTACAATGCCAATGGATGAGGATCTACAGTATCTTGAATCAGAGCCAGGTAGAGTTCGTGCTAAAGCTTATGATATAGTCTTAAACGGAGAAGAATTAGGTGGAGGAAGTATAAGAATACATAGTTCAGAGCTTCAAGAAACTATGCTTAAAGTCTTAGGATTTACACAGGAAAAGGCATGGGAAAGATTTGGTTTCTTACTAGAAGCGTTTAAATTTGGACCACCACCTCACGGCGGACTTGCTTTTGGACTAGATAGAATGATAATGTTTTTAGCGGGAACAGATAATATTAAGGATGTTATTGCTTTCCCTAAAAATCAAAATGCTTACTGTCCAATGAGTGAAGCACCAAACATGGTAGATGACAAACAGCTTAAAGAACTTGGTATTACAAAAGCTGAGGTAAAATGA
- a CDS encoding metal-sensitive transcriptional regulator has translation MINDDKSINDELVKNIQVRLRKIEGQVKGIEKMITCEACCKDVLVQVAAARAAMNKVGGLVLERYTKNCLLHEDNGSDEEKNEEKAKIEELVSTFLMFLK, from the coding sequence ATGATAAATGATGATAAATCAATAAATGACGAATTAGTAAAAAATATCCAAGTTAGATTGAGAAAGATTGAGGGACAAGTTAAAGGTATAGAAAAGATGATAACGTGTGAAGCTTGTTGCAAAGACGTATTGGTTCAAGTTGCCGCAGCAAGAGCCGCTATGAATAAAGTTGGTGGACTTGTTTTAGAAAGATATACAAAAAACTGTCTTTTACATGAGGATAATGGTAGTGATGAAGAAAAGAATGAAGAAAAAGCTAAAATTGAAGAGCTAGTCTCAACTTTTCTTATGTTTTTAAAGTAA
- a CDS encoding threonine/serine exporter family protein, with the protein MILNSFYAFLSSLGFGVLFNIRGKNLLIASLGGGLAWLTYLISGRLQPSLVFSLFLASMVGSIYSEIMARLYKNPVTMFVICAIIPLVPGGGMYYATLEAVKGNFTVALTKGAETLFSAGAIALGIVLVASISTIFKKIKK; encoded by the coding sequence ATGATACTTAATTCTTTTTACGCATTTTTAAGCTCTCTAGGTTTTGGAGTATTATTTAACATTCGTGGTAAAAACTTATTAATTGCATCACTTGGAGGAGGGCTTGCTTGGCTTACTTATCTTATTTCTGGAAGACTTCAACCATCCCTCGTTTTTTCATTGTTTCTTGCATCAATGGTTGGTAGCATATATTCAGAAATAATGGCAAGATTATATAAAAATCCTGTGACTATGTTTGTAATCTGTGCAATTATCCCCCTTGTGCCCGGTGGTGGAATGTATTATGCCACCCTTGAAGCTGTAAAAGGTAACTTTACTGTTGCCCTAACCAAAGGTGCTGAGACACTATTTAGTGCAGGTGCAATTGCACTTGGAATAGTATTGGTAGCTTCAATAAGTACGATTTTCAAAAAAATAAAGAAGTAA
- a CDS encoding threonine/serine exporter family protein, which yields MYTDDIIQIAAEAGKIILENGGETYRVEQTITMICKSYGVSRTESFVTPTGIMISITNSKNQTISLIRRIHIRTVNLRKVSMINNLSRQVVSTPLSIADIKKEIEYINNLQPYSEKTTTFFSAFCAGFFTLLFGGNYKDFFVAFIIGALINYLSLFLDKFEVNSFLKNTLGGSVAALIALIANSLHLVGNMDTIIIGSIMLLVPGIAITNAIRDTIAGDLVSGISRSIEALFIAVAISSGTSIIFKIWFLLFGGTLV from the coding sequence ATGTATACTGACGATATTATTCAAATCGCTGCTGAAGCAGGTAAAATCATTTTAGAAAATGGTGGGGAAACTTATAGGGTAGAGCAAACAATAACTATGATATGTAAGTCTTATGGCGTATCACGAACTGAAAGTTTTGTTACTCCTACGGGCATTATGATTTCTATAACTAATAGTAAAAATCAGACCATTTCATTAATTAGAAGAATTCACATTAGGACAGTTAATCTTCGCAAGGTTTCCATGATTAATAATCTATCAAGGCAAGTTGTATCGACCCCTTTATCCATAGCGGATATAAAAAAAGAGATTGAATATATTAATAATTTACAACCTTATTCTGAAAAGACTACTACTTTTTTTTCAGCTTTCTGCGCAGGATTTTTTACGTTACTTTTTGGTGGAAATTATAAAGATTTCTTTGTAGCCTTTATAATCGGAGCCCTTATTAATTATTTAAGTTTATTTTTAGATAAATTTGAAGTAAATAGTTTTTTAAAAAATACACTTGGCGGTTCTGTAGCTGCGCTCATAGCGCTAATAGCTAACTCACTTCATTTAGTAGGTAATATGGATACTATAATAATAGGATCCATAATGTTATTAGTACCTGGCATAGCCATTACAAATGCAATAAGAGATACTATTGCTGGAGATTTAGTTTCTGGTATATCTAGATCAATAGAAGCTTTGTTTATAGCTGTTGCCATATCTTCTGGCACGAGTATAATTTTCAAAATTTGGTTCTTATTGTTTGGAGGTACTCTTGTATGA
- the glyA gene encoding serine hydroxymethyltransferase, whose amino-acid sequence MEEYLKNSDLAIYEIIEEENTRQEDHIELIASENFVSRAVLEANGSILTNKYAEGYSGKRYYGGCEVVDKVEDLARMRIKELFGAEHANVQPHSGSQANMAVYFSVLKPGDTVLGMNLSHGGHLTHGSPVNFSGILYNFVPYGVDLETETIDYEKVRALAKKHNPKMIVIGASAYPRAIDFKLFREICDEVNAYMFVDMAHIAGLVATGAHESPVPYADFVTTTTHKTLRGPRGGVILCKEKYAKQIDKSIFPGMQGGPLMHTIAAKAVCFGEALKPEFKVYIEQVVKNAKLLGKELQKYGFKLVSGGTDNHLLLIELTNKNITGKEAEKLLDIVGITVNKNTVPNETLSPFVTSGIRIGTPAVTTRGFKEEEMKIIAELINETIENREGNLVPIREKVKELCNRFPLYK is encoded by the coding sequence ATGGAAGAATATTTAAAAAACAGTGATTTAGCAATTTATGAAATAATTGAGGAAGAGAATACAAGACAGGAGGATCATATCGAACTAATTGCTTCAGAAAATTTTGTTAGCAGAGCTGTACTTGAAGCAAATGGATCTATATTAACTAATAAATATGCAGAAGGATATTCTGGGAAAAGATATTATGGCGGTTGTGAAGTAGTTGATAAAGTAGAAGATTTAGCTCGCATGCGAATCAAAGAACTTTTCGGTGCTGAACATGCTAATGTGCAACCTCATTCAGGATCTCAAGCTAATATGGCTGTATATTTCTCTGTGCTTAAACCAGGAGATACAGTACTAGGTATGAATTTGAGCCATGGAGGACATTTAACTCATGGAAGTCCGGTAAATTTCTCTGGAATATTATATAATTTCGTTCCTTATGGTGTTGATTTAGAGACAGAAACAATAGACTATGAAAAAGTTAGAGCTTTGGCTAAAAAACATAATCCTAAAATGATAGTCATTGGAGCTAGCGCTTATCCAAGAGCTATAGATTTTAAACTATTTAGAGAAATATGTGATGAAGTTAATGCATATATGTTTGTAGATATGGCACATATAGCAGGCCTTGTTGCAACAGGCGCACATGAGTCTCCAGTTCCATATGCTGATTTTGTAACTACAACAACTCATAAAACTTTGAGAGGTCCTAGAGGTGGAGTAATTTTATGTAAAGAAAAATATGCAAAACAAATAGATAAATCTATTTTCCCAGGTATGCAAGGTGGACCTTTAATGCATACTATAGCAGCCAAAGCTGTTTGTTTCGGAGAAGCTCTTAAACCAGAATTTAAAGTTTATATTGAACAAGTGGTTAAAAATGCTAAGCTACTTGGAAAAGAACTTCAAAAATATGGTTTTAAATTAGTATCTGGTGGTACAGATAATCATCTTTTATTGATAGAATTAACAAATAAAAATATTACTGGTAAGGAAGCTGAAAAGTTATTAGATATCGTTGGGATTACAGTAAACAAAAATACTGTACCAAATGAAACTTTAAGTCCATTTGTTACAAGTGGTATAAGAATTGGTACACCAGCTGTAACTACAAGAGGATTTAAAGAAGAAGAAATGAAAATAATAGCTGAACTCATAAATGAAACTATAGAAAATAGAGAAGGAAATTTAGTACCAATTAGAGAGAAAGTAAAAGAATTATGTAACAGATTCCCATTATATAAATAG
- a CDS encoding histidinol phosphate phosphatase, producing MMIDSHIHTDFSDDSEMKVQYALEQSRKSGIGMIFTEHLDLKFPKGADMIFDIDKYFNDYEKYRSKKLMLGIEIGMQEICLEENKEVANKYPFDYIIGSIHAVGGEDIYYPKYYEDKTKKEAFDKYFLSMIANVEQYDFIDSLGHIDYISRYATYNDKEIHYHEFNEYINEIFKSIVQNEKAIEINTRRLGNREAYNNLINIYKAYRQIGGKYVTIGSDAHNAEDIGSYFTQAIRLCEICNLKPVYFKERKMEYMTI from the coding sequence ATTATGATTGACTCACATATACATACAGATTTTTCTGATGACTCTGAAATGAAAGTTCAGTATGCTCTGGAACAATCAAGAAAAAGTGGTATAGGTATGATTTTTACAGAACATTTAGATTTAAAATTTCCCAAAGGTGCAGATATGATTTTTGATATAGATAAGTATTTTAATGACTATGAGAAATATAGGAGTAAAAAGCTTATGCTTGGAATTGAAATTGGAATGCAAGAAATTTGTTTAGAGGAAAATAAAGAAGTTGCAAACAAATATCCTTTTGACTATATAATTGGGTCTATACATGCAGTAGGTGGAGAAGATATTTACTACCCTAAATATTATGAAGACAAGACTAAGAAAGAAGCCTTTGACAAATATTTTTTAAGTATGATTGCGAATGTGGAGCAGTATGACTTCATTGATAGCTTAGGCCATATTGATTATATATCGAGATATGCAACTTACAATGATAAGGAAATACATTATCATGAATTTAATGAATATATAAATGAGATTTTTAAATCTATAGTACAAAACGAAAAAGCAATTGAAATTAATACTAGGCGTCTCGGAAACCGGGAAGCATATAATAATTTAATTAATATTTATAAAGCATACAGACAAATAGGTGGGAAATATGTAACCATAGGTTCAGATGCTCATAATGCAGAAGATATTGGTTCTTATTTTACTCAGGCTATTAGGCTCTGTGAAATATGCAACTTGAAACCTGTTTATTTTAAAGAAAGAAAAATGGAGTATATGACTATATAA